The following coding sequences are from one Lysinibacillus sp. FSL W8-0992 window:
- a CDS encoding SDR family NAD(P)-dependent oxidoreductase produces MKKLENRVALVTGASRGIGAAIAERLAEEGAHVAINYTSQSSLEKAEMLKEQIENRFNVRAMVVKANVGIKQEVDHMIDEVEKTLGNVDILVNNAGIAPFESFMKLTEETWDTTYQTNVKSIFLTSQRVAKKMIEKRYGKIINITSTASLLVTSPVIPHYISSKAAASHLTKALAIELGKYNININAVGPSTVATDMCQEYLEDPSILEKEIQANPMKRLGTEKQIADAVVFLASEEAMQINGHLLMVDGGLTVKAAQPEDHLEQERELLL; encoded by the coding sequence ATGAAAAAACTTGAAAACCGTGTTGCTCTAGTAACAGGAGCAAGTAGGGGGATAGGGGCTGCTATCGCAGAAAGATTAGCAGAAGAAGGAGCCCATGTTGCCATTAACTATACATCTCAAAGTTCATTAGAAAAAGCCGAAATGTTAAAGGAACAAATAGAGAATCGTTTTAATGTCAGAGCGATGGTTGTAAAAGCGAATGTAGGTATTAAACAAGAAGTCGATCACATGATAGATGAAGTGGAGAAAACGCTTGGCAATGTAGATATATTAGTGAATAACGCTGGTATAGCGCCATTCGAGTCATTTATGAAGTTAACAGAAGAAACTTGGGATACGACGTATCAAACAAATGTAAAATCAATTTTCTTAACTTCACAACGGGTAGCTAAAAAAATGATTGAAAAACGGTACGGCAAAATCATTAATATTACATCTACAGCAAGCCTGCTTGTGACAAGTCCTGTTATTCCACATTATATTTCCTCCAAAGCGGCGGCTAGTCATTTAACTAAAGCTTTAGCGATTGAATTAGGTAAATATAATATTAATATCAATGCCGTCGGTCCAAGTACAGTAGCTACAGATATGTGTCAGGAATATCTCGAAGATCCAAGTATTTTAGAAAAAGAAATACAAGCCAACCCAATGAAAAGACTAGGGACTGAAAAGCAAATTGCTGATGCTGTCGTATTTTTAGCTTCTGAGGAAGCGATGCAAATAAACGGACATTTACTAATGGTAGATGGAGGACTTACTGTGAAAGCCGCACAGCCAGAAGACCATTTAGAACAAGAAAGGGAATTGTTGCTATGA
- a CDS encoding alpha-amylase family protein, protein MSELRYRQVHLDFHTSEDIPDVGKDFVAEEFVETLKEANVNSITCFARCHHGWLYYPSQHRPDLIHPHLENKNLLLEQIEVCHKNNIKVPIYTTVQWDGYISKHHPEWLSIDENGEFINSQGVPEPHFYYTICLNSGYRQYFKDHLQDIIDTVKSENIDGFFLDILFKVDCNCKNCFEQMERKGLNTENRVDRIYYSTLMLEEFKEEISDFIRTRVPHAGIFYNSSHIGPGNKSSLNNYTHLELESLPSGGWGYDHFPATMRYSRILGKDIIGMTGKFHTYWGDFHSLKNKAALEFECFNMLALGAGCSIGDQLHPNGKLSKAAYELIGSVYGKVKEVEKYCMNTKPVTEIGVLTPEEFYTPGDHNLGIHPALIGAVRMLQELSYQFNIIDSQIDFNDYKLIILPDVIDYSPELQQKLQAYANNGGKIIGTFESLINKNSNEEDLFGNVYVGESKYDRDFVLPNDIIGKKLHKEEYVMYLKGLEMKPVQSEVLMQTVKPYFNREGTTFCSHQHAPSSHTFGHAAVTKRQNIIYFSHPIFKLYRKNGLAWCKWMMNDAIDHLLERKLIAHNGPSTLLTSLNEDKETGAKILHALHYITEKRSEDIYTIEDIIPLYNTEIRMFVGDTKVTSVKKLPELSEVSYSVEGQYIQFTVEKIEGHLMLHID, encoded by the coding sequence ATGAGCGAATTACGTTATAGGCAGGTACATTTAGATTTTCATACGAGTGAAGATATTCCTGATGTTGGAAAGGACTTTGTTGCAGAGGAGTTTGTTGAGACATTAAAAGAAGCGAATGTAAACTCGATTACTTGTTTTGCTAGATGTCATCACGGCTGGTTATATTACCCTTCACAGCATCGTCCAGACTTAATCCATCCGCATCTTGAAAATAAAAATCTTTTATTAGAACAAATAGAGGTTTGCCATAAAAATAATATTAAAGTTCCGATTTATACAACTGTGCAATGGGATGGATATATTAGTAAACATCATCCAGAATGGTTATCGATTGATGAAAACGGAGAATTCATTAACAGTCAGGGTGTTCCTGAACCACATTTTTACTATACAATTTGTTTAAATAGCGGCTATAGACAATATTTTAAAGACCATTTACAAGATATTATCGATACAGTGAAAAGCGAAAATATTGATGGCTTCTTTTTAGATATTTTATTTAAAGTTGATTGTAACTGTAAAAATTGTTTTGAACAAATGGAACGTAAAGGGTTAAACACAGAAAATAGAGTAGATAGAATCTATTATTCTACGCTGATGCTTGAGGAATTTAAAGAAGAGATTAGTGATTTTATTAGAACTAGAGTGCCGCATGCAGGTATTTTCTATAATAGCTCTCATATTGGTCCAGGCAATAAAAGTAGCTTAAACAATTATACACATTTGGAGCTAGAGTCTTTACCAAGTGGTGGATGGGGCTATGATCATTTCCCTGCAACAATGAGATATTCTCGTATTTTGGGTAAGGACATCATCGGTATGACGGGTAAGTTTCACACATATTGGGGTGATTTCCACTCATTGAAAAATAAAGCAGCTTTAGAATTTGAGTGCTTCAATATGCTTGCTTTAGGTGCAGGCTGTTCAATTGGAGATCAACTTCATCCAAATGGTAAATTATCGAAAGCTGCTTATGAATTAATTGGCAGTGTTTATGGAAAAGTGAAAGAAGTAGAAAAGTACTGTATGAATACAAAACCGGTTACAGAAATCGGGGTATTAACACCTGAAGAATTTTATACACCAGGAGATCATAATTTAGGTATCCATCCAGCATTAATCGGTGCAGTTAGAATGTTACAAGAGTTATCATATCAATTTAATATTATCGACAGTCAAATTGATTTTAATGACTATAAGTTAATTATTTTACCTGATGTGATTGACTATTCTCCTGAGTTACAGCAAAAGCTACAAGCTTACGCTAACAATGGCGGGAAAATTATTGGTACATTTGAATCTCTAATTAATAAAAATAGTAACGAAGAAGATTTATTTGGAAATGTGTACGTTGGTGAATCAAAGTATGACCGTGATTTTGTTTTACCGAATGATATAATTGGGAAAAAATTGCATAAAGAAGAGTATGTCATGTATTTAAAAGGTTTAGAAATGAAACCTGTACAGTCAGAGGTACTGATGCAGACAGTAAAACCTTATTTTAATAGAGAAGGCACTACGTTTTGTTCGCATCAACATGCCCCATCATCGCATACATTTGGACATGCTGCAGTGACAAAACGCCAAAATATCATTTACTTCTCACACCCTATTTTCAAACTATATCGAAAAAATGGCCTAGCTTGGTGTAAATGGATGATGAATGATGCGATTGATCATCTTCTTGAAAGAAAGCTCATTGCTCATAATGGTCCATCGACATTGCTGACATCATTAAATGAAGATAAAGAAACAGGGGCAAAGATTTTGCATGCACTTCATTATATAACTGAGAAACGCTCAGAGGATATTTATACGATTGAAGACATTATCCCACTTTATAACACAGAAATTAGAATGTTTGTTGGTGATACAAAGGTGACATCTGTCAAAAAACTGCCTGAATTATCAGAGGTAAGTTACAGTGTTGAAGGACAGTATATACAGTTTACTGTGGAAAAAATCGAAGGCCATTTAATGCTACATATCGATTAA
- a CDS encoding ABC transporter substrate-binding protein — protein MKKKMLVVLMVLLATILTACGGSSDASDNADGKVKIRLLTRMAGTSSQAQIYKDIIKEFEAKHSDVVVVDESQGDESAFNNKLKTDLASGTLPNIFRVQGVANLNEYIESGLLMDMDPVLKDDPEWGQNFTEGALKYYQVPGHEGTYGIPMESGLIGVYYNEELLKKAGINEFPETWSELTAAVKKLKGIDVTPIALGAKATYMAGHLHNQIFYKWMGTEAAKKLGTRELKWTDSEVVKTLEYVEDLNKLDAFGKSAAGISDEIAVADFLEGKAAMIITGPWNIGKFTNPSETEYAEAIKLAKFPYFDEKPEFKDEDMQIISPYMVNGKLEGKEKEYTIELLKMLTSAEAAKRFAEEAQFLIPRSDIAIDNSKVSDLFLHNIELGATSTGIAVDVFDFDPLPSMQDRTRNSIVSILIGGKPKDAAKEIQDEIDKSK, from the coding sequence ATGAAGAAAAAGATGCTAGTTGTATTGATGGTTTTATTAGCTACTATACTTACAGCGTGTGGTGGTTCGAGTGATGCTAGTGATAATGCAGATGGTAAGGTAAAAATCAGATTGCTAACAAGAATGGCAGGGACAAGCAGTCAGGCACAAATCTACAAAGATATTATTAAAGAATTCGAGGCAAAGCATTCCGATGTAGTTGTTGTTGATGAATCTCAAGGTGATGAATCAGCATTTAACAATAAGCTGAAAACAGATCTTGCATCTGGCACTTTACCTAACATTTTTAGAGTTCAAGGTGTTGCAAATTTAAACGAGTATATTGAAAGTGGCTTACTTATGGATATGGACCCAGTTTTAAAGGATGATCCTGAATGGGGACAAAATTTCACAGAAGGTGCATTAAAATATTATCAAGTGCCAGGTCATGAGGGGACATATGGAATTCCAATGGAGTCTGGTTTAATTGGTGTTTATTATAATGAAGAACTACTTAAAAAAGCTGGTATTAATGAATTCCCTGAAACATGGAGTGAACTAACAGCAGCTGTTAAAAAGTTAAAAGGCATCGATGTAACACCTATTGCACTTGGTGCAAAGGCAACGTATATGGCAGGACATTTACACAACCAAATTTTTTATAAATGGATGGGGACAGAAGCAGCAAAGAAACTAGGTACTAGAGAATTAAAATGGACAGATTCAGAAGTTGTGAAAACACTTGAATATGTTGAAGACTTAAATAAGTTAGATGCATTTGGTAAAAGTGCTGCTGGTATAAGCGATGAAATTGCTGTGGCAGATTTCCTTGAAGGTAAGGCAGCGATGATTATTACCGGTCCGTGGAACATTGGTAAATTTACGAATCCTAGTGAGACAGAATACGCTGAAGCGATTAAACTTGCTAAATTCCCATACTTTGATGAAAAACCAGAGTTTAAAGATGAAGATATGCAAATTATTAGTCCATATATGGTGAATGGCAAACTTGAAGGAAAAGAAAAAGAATATACAATTGAACTACTAAAAATGCTTACTTCTGCTGAAGCAGCTAAACGATTTGCAGAGGAAGCACAGTTCTTAATTCCAAGATCAGATATCGCAATTGATAACTCGAAAGTATCTGATTTGTTCTTACACAATATTGAATTAGGTGCTACGTCAACAGGAATTGCAGTAGATGTGTTCGATTTTGATCCACTACCATCTATGCAAGATAGAACAAGAAACTCTATCGTAAGTATCTTAATCGGTGGTAAGCCTAAAGATGCAGCAAAAGAAATTCAAGATGAAATTGATAAATCTAAATAA
- the fucU gene encoding L-fucose mutarotase — translation MLKGIPPIISPDLMKVLMEMGHGDEIVLADGNFPAASHAQQLIRCDGHTIPELLEAILAFFPIDTYVEHPIQLMDVVPGDPVEPTIWKEYEQIVQHQSEYPIPFEFMERFEFYERTKKAFAVVATSEKAQYANIILKKGVIK, via the coding sequence ATGCTAAAAGGGATTCCTCCAATTATTTCACCAGACTTAATGAAGGTATTAATGGAGATGGGACATGGAGATGAAATTGTGTTGGCGGACGGAAATTTTCCTGCTGCCAGCCATGCCCAACAGCTAATCCGTTGTGATGGACATACAATTCCAGAATTACTAGAAGCGATATTGGCATTCTTTCCTATCGATACGTATGTGGAACATCCCATTCAATTAATGGATGTTGTCCCAGGAGATCCAGTGGAACCAACGATTTGGAAAGAGTATGAGCAAATCGTTCAACATCAATCCGAATATCCAATTCCATTTGAATTTATGGAACGCTTTGAATTTTACGAGCGCACAAAAAAGGCTTTTGCCGTAGTAGCAACAAGCGAAAAAGCTCAGTACGCTAACATCATTTTAAAAAAAGGTGTCATCAAATAA
- a CDS encoding fumarylacetoacetate hydrolase family protein, giving the protein MKLLTFEKQGNYQLGVQTTQGIIDIAASINKNSNFNNLPDVMSLFSCNKEEIAKLQNFIQAIEVEESAVFVDDSQISWGPCVTKPHKIICVGLNYRKHADETNAPYPEVPILFNKFDNTLTGHQSDIQIPNVTKQLDYEVELGIVIGEKIKNVKEENALDHVFGYCTVNDLSARDLQMKTQQWLLGKTCDKFSPVGPYLVTADEIENPNNLALKTYVNGEIRQNSNTADMIFNCAEIISYISRHMTLEPGDIILTGTPEGVVFGYPAEQQVYIQPGDEVTVEIEKLGSLTNYFVAED; this is encoded by the coding sequence ATGAAACTATTAACATTTGAAAAGCAGGGCAACTATCAATTAGGCGTTCAAACGACGCAAGGCATTATAGATATAGCCGCATCGATTAACAAAAATTCGAATTTTAATAACTTACCAGATGTAATGTCTTTATTTTCTTGTAATAAAGAAGAGATTGCAAAGCTTCAAAATTTTATTCAAGCAATAGAAGTAGAAGAAAGTGCAGTATTTGTAGATGACAGTCAAATTAGCTGGGGACCATGTGTTACAAAACCACATAAAATTATTTGCGTAGGTTTAAATTACCGTAAACATGCAGATGAAACGAATGCGCCATATCCAGAAGTGCCTATTTTATTTAATAAATTCGATAACACATTAACTGGACATCAAAGTGACATTCAAATTCCAAATGTAACAAAGCAACTTGATTATGAGGTAGAGCTTGGAATTGTTATTGGTGAAAAGATAAAAAATGTCAAAGAAGAAAATGCATTAGACCATGTTTTTGGTTATTGCACTGTAAATGATCTATCGGCGCGCGATTTGCAAATGAAAACACAACAATGGTTGTTAGGTAAAACGTGCGATAAGTTCAGTCCTGTTGGTCCTTACTTAGTGACAGCAGATGAAATAGAGAACCCTAATAATCTAGCATTAAAAACATATGTAAATGGAGAAATAAGACAAAACTCAAACACAGCAGATATGATTTTCAATTGTGCTGAAATTATTAGTTATATTTCCCGACATATGACATTAGAGCCTGGAGATATTATTTTAACAGGTACACCAGAAGGCGTAGTGTTCGGATATCCTGCAGAGCAGCAAGTGTATATTCAACCAGGGGATGAAGTAACTGTAGAAATCGAGAAATTAGGTTCTCTTACAAATTACTTCGTAGCAGAAGATTAA
- a CDS encoding SDR family NAD(P)-dependent oxidoreductase — protein MRLQGKVALITGGGSGIGRSTALLFAAEGAHVIINDVHKENGESTVKDIQHNGGSATFYHADVTIPEAVKEMVEHITKQFEKIDILFNNVGISNVGRIDEVEPDVWDKVMSVNVKGIYLPTKYIVPHMMEQKSGCIINMSSCAAEIGLKQRALYSATKGAILSLTKAMQVDYAPYNIRVNALLPGTIFTPFVENYLKNAYDNPQAAIASIKTRQLSGELGKPEDVAKAALFLASDESSFMMGSPLYIDGGVVFGKNA, from the coding sequence ATGAGATTACAAGGTAAAGTAGCACTCATTACCGGGGGTGGTAGTGGTATTGGTCGTTCGACAGCCCTTCTTTTTGCAGCAGAGGGAGCCCACGTCATCATTAACGATGTTCACAAGGAAAATGGTGAAAGTACAGTAAAGGATATTCAACATAACGGAGGAAGCGCAACATTTTATCATGCAGATGTGACTATTCCTGAAGCTGTAAAAGAGATGGTTGAACATATTACAAAGCAATTCGAAAAAATTGATATCCTTTTTAATAATGTAGGCATTAGTAATGTTGGGCGGATAGATGAGGTAGAGCCAGACGTATGGGATAAAGTGATGAGCGTAAATGTAAAGGGAATCTATTTGCCAACAAAATATATTGTCCCTCACATGATGGAGCAAAAGAGTGGATGCATCATTAATATGTCTTCATGTGCTGCAGAAATAGGCTTGAAGCAACGCGCATTATATTCGGCAACTAAAGGAGCCATTTTATCGTTAACAAAGGCGATGCAGGTAGATTATGCACCTTACAATATACGAGTAAATGCTTTATTACCTGGAACAATTTTCACACCATTTGTAGAAAATTATTTAAAGAATGCATATGACAATCCACAAGCTGCCATCGCAAGTATTAAAACAAGACAGCTAAGTGGCGAATTAGGAAAACCTGAAGATGTTGCGAAAGCGGCCTTATTTTTAGCATCTGATGAGTCCAGTTTTATGATGGGTTCACCGCTTTACATAGATGGTGGTGTTGTCTTTGGGAAAAATGCGTAA
- a CDS encoding carbohydrate ABC transporter permease gives MKKKIILYVFVIAMALMFIEPMLFTLVSSLKGNKEIFSSPFSLPEVFRFENYVIAWQEANMSRYFLNSILISMATVIILAIVSSMASFTLSRFNFKVNKFLALFFLLGMMIPMHTVLVPVSYIIGALELKNNLVALVLLYVAFSLSFSILVLTRFMKGINASLEEAALMDGASYFQIYFKVILPMSVPAISTVSIFNFLGAWNNILFPLLFINDDRLKPIALGLLNFSGERGSEYGPLMAAIVITILVPLVVYLLFQEKIESGLAAGSVKE, from the coding sequence ATGAAAAAGAAAATAATATTATATGTTTTTGTAATAGCAATGGCTTTAATGTTTATTGAACCGATGTTATTTACATTAGTTTCTTCTCTTAAAGGAAATAAAGAAATATTTAGTTCACCCTTTAGTTTGCCTGAGGTTTTTAGATTTGAAAACTATGTAATTGCTTGGCAAGAAGCGAATATGAGTAGATATTTTTTAAATAGTATACTTATTTCAATGGCAACAGTTATTATCCTTGCGATTGTCTCTTCTATGGCGTCATTTACATTATCAAGATTTAACTTTAAAGTGAATAAATTTTTAGCTCTGTTTTTCCTATTAGGTATGATGATACCTATGCATACAGTTCTTGTACCAGTTTCATATATTATTGGAGCACTAGAATTGAAAAATAACTTAGTGGCATTAGTTCTACTGTATGTGGCGTTTTCTTTGTCATTTAGCATTTTAGTTTTGACACGGTTTATGAAAGGGATTAATGCCTCTTTAGAAGAAGCGGCACTTATGGATGGCGCAAGTTATTTCCAAATATATTTCAAAGTTATATTGCCGATGTCTGTTCCAGCAATATCGACTGTTTCTATTTTTAATTTTTTAGGCGCATGGAATAACATTCTGTTCCCACTTTTATTTATTAATGATGACCGCTTAAAACCAATTGCATTGGGTCTATTAAACTTTAGTGGTGAAAGAGGATCAGAATACGGGCCATTAATGGCTGCAATCGTCATCACGATATTAGTTCCTTTAGTCGTTTATCTTCTATTCCAAGAGAAAATTGAAAGTGGTCTTGCAGCAGGCTCAGTCAAAGAATAA
- a CDS encoding carbohydrate ABC transporter permease, giving the protein MNVKTNRDKSKIFLFTLPALVIYILFLIIPMIGALYFSVVNWNGIKGAPLNFVGLENYLNVFKDKDFLISLKNMFGMVFFSVLFHTPIALLLAVAINTKFRGHRFFKVIYFVPTIFPLTAIGLLWYFIFMPNGSLNSLLEFIGLADLAKGWLIDSSTAMGAIIFVNIWAGVGYYMVILLAGLTTIPEEVYEAAEMDGASSVQKFFHITVPMLKPIITLCILMDIIGTVKVFDLIFVMTEGGPNGLTNLPTTLMYYEAFRYNNYGVGSALGVIIFVIALVLTIGSEAIMNRKEKNQ; this is encoded by the coding sequence ATGAATGTAAAAACAAATAGAGATAAGTCAAAAATTTTTCTATTTACTTTACCGGCCTTAGTAATCTATATTCTATTCCTTATTATACCTATGATAGGCGCCCTTTATTTTTCCGTTGTCAATTGGAATGGCATTAAAGGAGCACCATTAAATTTTGTAGGTTTAGAAAACTATCTAAATGTGTTTAAAGATAAAGACTTTCTTATTTCTTTAAAAAATATGTTTGGCATGGTATTTTTTAGCGTTTTATTCCATACACCAATCGCTTTATTATTAGCAGTTGCAATTAATACGAAATTTAGGGGACATCGATTCTTTAAAGTAATCTATTTTGTACCTACTATTTTTCCACTAACAGCTATTGGTCTACTTTGGTATTTTATCTTTATGCCGAATGGCTCTTTAAATAGCTTATTAGAATTTATTGGCCTAGCAGATTTAGCTAAAGGCTGGTTAATTGACTCATCTACTGCTATGGGTGCAATTATCTTTGTAAACATTTGGGCAGGTGTTGGATACTACATGGTAATCCTATTAGCGGGGTTAACAACGATACCAGAAGAAGTATATGAGGCGGCAGAGATGGATGGGGCTTCATCTGTACAAAAGTTCTTCCATATAACAGTTCCTATGCTAAAGCCAATTATTACTTTATGTATTTTAATGGATATTATTGGGACTGTAAAAGTATTTGATTTAATTTTTGTTATGACTGAGGGAGGGCCGAATGGTCTAACCAATCTGCCGACTACTTTAATGTATTATGAAGCTTTCAGATACAACAATTACGGCGTTGGTAGTGCATTAGGGGTCATCATTTTTGTTATTGCGCTCGTATTGACTATCGGTAGTGAAGCCATCATGAATAGGAAGGAGAAGAACCAATGA
- a CDS encoding asparaginase: MNSEVLVEETRANLLENVHSGVVCGVNDSKEAIYQVGNIQHNTYFRSAAKPIQALPAFLSKIDLKYGLTDREAALFTASHRGETYHIEALETMKEKLAINENELFCPFSYPLNAEPKEAMLRQHIEKRRLFHNCSGKHMGFIATCREMGFPTEGYWNIDHPLQQLILKTLSYLSETPLSEIHIGIDGCGVPVFAIPLHNMAITSLKLACPDLIEDLELREAVERMTTIMNNEFNMVASENFICSVLLQDRNIVAKGGAKGVYCFGLKKERLGFALKVLDGSEDVWPNVIASILEQIDYENKKTIANIRSLRPSIIKSDGGIEVGSIHEVFALTPNTK, translated from the coding sequence ATGAATTCTGAAGTGTTAGTAGAAGAAACAAGAGCGAACTTACTGGAAAATGTTCATTCTGGTGTCGTTTGTGGTGTTAATGACAGCAAGGAGGCTATCTATCAAGTTGGTAATATCCAACATAATACATATTTCCGTTCTGCTGCAAAACCAATTCAAGCATTACCTGCATTTTTATCTAAAATTGATTTAAAGTATGGCTTAACTGATAGAGAAGCAGCGTTATTTACTGCTTCACATCGTGGAGAAACGTATCACATTGAAGCGCTAGAAACGATGAAAGAGAAATTAGCCATTAATGAGAATGAATTATTTTGTCCTTTTTCGTACCCTTTAAATGCGGAACCAAAAGAGGCAATGTTAAGACAACATATAGAGAAAAGACGACTTTTTCATAACTGCTCAGGAAAACATATGGGCTTTATTGCAACTTGTCGTGAAATGGGTTTTCCAACGGAGGGTTATTGGAATATAGATCATCCCCTACAACAGCTTATTTTGAAAACGCTATCTTATTTATCAGAAACACCGCTATCTGAAATTCATATCGGAATAGACGGCTGTGGTGTGCCTGTGTTTGCTATACCATTACACAATATGGCTATTACAAGTTTGAAATTAGCTTGTCCAGATTTAATTGAAGATTTGGAACTTAGAGAAGCAGTAGAGCGAATGACAACAATTATGAACAATGAATTCAACATGGTAGCGTCTGAAAACTTTATTTGCTCTGTATTATTGCAAGATCGAAATATTGTAGCAAAGGGCGGAGCAAAAGGCGTGTATTGCTTCGGCTTGAAAAAAGAACGTTTAGGTTTCGCTTTGAAAGTTTTAGATGGTTCAGAAGACGTTTGGCCAAATGTAATTGCTTCGATTTTAGAGCAAATAGACTATGAAAATAAAAAAACAATTGCTAATATTCGCTCCCTTAGACCAAGCATCATTAAAAGTGATGGGGGCATTGAAGTAGGATCAATCCATGAGGTATTTGCATTAACACCAAATACAAAATAA